The Deinococcus sp. Marseille-Q6407 genome has a window encoding:
- a CDS encoding ATP-dependent Clp protease adaptor ClpS, whose amino-acid sequence MTRPDHSSQSQTLERTRAERPRLWRVLLLNDDYTPMEFVVEVLMGHFHKSAPEAEVIMLAVHHKGQGVAGSYTRDVAETKVSQVTAEARAAGYPLRLVAEPEGSDA is encoded by the coding sequence ATGACCCGTCCCGACCACTCCTCTCAGAGCCAGACGCTGGAGCGCACCCGCGCCGAGCGGCCCCGCCTGTGGCGGGTGCTGCTGCTGAACGACGACTACACCCCGATGGAATTTGTGGTGGAGGTGCTGATGGGGCACTTTCACAAATCCGCGCCGGAAGCGGAAGTGATCATGCTGGCGGTGCACCACAAGGGGCAGGGCGTGGCCGGCAGTTACACCCGCGACGTGGCCGAAACCAAGGTCAGCCAGGTGACGGCCGAGGCGCGGGCCGCCGGTTATCCGCTGCGGCTGGTGGCCGAGCCGGAAGGGAGCGACGCATGA